In Dendropsophus ebraccatus isolate aDenEbr1 chromosome 14, aDenEbr1.pat, whole genome shotgun sequence, the following proteins share a genomic window:
- the LOC138772201 gene encoding adhesive plaque matrix protein-like: MAQRLKRIQREEAPRPATAMQKPPPRMSKEEKTAKPAVRPPQTLKTPNVNLKAAQAAMSALPAVQVMAVKPLAGKAKQTLRGKNAAAPSQVINKKDKKPQPPFHRVKPSRLGQAPVQLPKPRSQLDMPPFHRVKPSQLEQAPLQLAKPRSQLDMPPFHRVMPSWLEQAPLQLPKPRSQLDMPPIYRVKPSWLEQAPLQLAKPRSQLDMPPFHRVMPSWLEQAPLQLPKPRSQLDMPPIYRVKPSWLEQAPLQLAKPRSQLDMPPIYRVKPSWLEQAPLQLAKPRSQLDMPPIYRVKPSWLEQAPLQLPKPRFQLDMPPIYRVKPSWLEQAPLQLAKPRSHLDMPPIYRVKPSWLEQAPLQLAKPRSQLDMPPIYRVKPSWLEQAPLQLAKPRSQLDMPPIYRVKPPWLEQAPLQLPKPRSQLDMPPIYRVKPSWLEQAPLQLPKPRSQLDMPPIQRVKPSWLEQAPVQLPKPRSQLDMPPFHRVKPSRLEQAPIQLTKPTAQLDKPPSRLNKPSRLEKAPAQPLKRTIDKMEDKGRQYPDDIKIDPPKEKKTRFNYDQDGDCIMADLSY; this comes from the coding sequence ATGGCTCAGAGACTAAAGAGAATTCAGAGAGAGGAGGCACCTAGGCCTGCAACTGCGATGCAGAAGCCGCCACCTAGGATGTCTAAGGAGGAGAAAACAGCAAAGCCGGCTGTCAGGCCGCCACAGACATTGAAGACACCAAATGTCAACCTGAAGGCGGCCCAGGCGGCCATGTCTGCTCTGCCAGCTGTACAGGTAATGGCCGTAAAGCCTTTGGCTGGAAAAGCAAAGCAGACTCTGAGAGGGAAGAACGCTGCCGCCCCATCTCAGGTAATTAATAAGAAGGATAAGAAACCCCAGCCGCCATTTCACCGAGTGAAGCCATCTCGGCTAGGACAGGCGCCAGTTCAGCTACCAAAACCTAGATCTCAGCTAGACATGCCGCCATTTCACCGAGTGAAGCCATCTCAGCTAGAACAGGCGCCACTTCAGCTAGCAAAGCCTAGATCTCAGCTAGACATGCCGCCATTTCACCGAGTGATGCCATCTTGGCTAGAACAGGCGCCACTTCAGCTACCAAAGCCTAGATCTCAGCTAGACATGCCGCCAATTTACAGAGTGAAGCCATCTTGGCTAGAACAGGCGCCACTTCAGCTAGCAAAGCCTAGATCTCAGCTAGACATGCCGCCATTTCACCGAGTGATGCCATCTTGGCTGGAACAGGCGCCACTTCAGCTACCAAAGCCTAGATCTCAGCTAGACATGCCGCCAATTTACAGAGTGAAGCCATCTTGGCTAGAACAGGCGCCACTTCAGCTAGCAAAGCCTAGATCTCAGCTAGACATGCCGCCAATTTACAGAGTGAAGCCATCTTGGCTAGAACAGGCGCCACTTCAGCTAGCAAAGCCTAGATCTCAGCTAGACATGCCGCCAATTTACCGAGTGAAGCCATCTTGGCTAGAACAGGCGCCACTACAGCTACCAAAGCCTAGATTTCAGCTAGACATGCCGCCAATTTACAGAGTGAAGCCATCTTGGCTAGAACAGGCGCCACTTCAGCTAGCAAAGCCTAGATCTCACCTAGACATGCCGCCAATTTACCGAGTGAAGCCATCTTGGCTAGAACAGGCGCCACTTCAGCTAGCAAAGCCTAGATCTCAGCTAGACATGCCGCCAATTTACCGAGTGAAGCCATCTTGGCTAGAACAGGCGCCACTTCAGCTAGCAAAGCCTAGATCTCAGCTAGACATGCCGCCAATTTACCGAGTGAAGCCACCTTGGCTAGAACAGGCGCCACTTCAGCTACCAAAGCCTAGATCTCAGCTAGACATGCCGCCAATTTACCGAGTGAAGCCATCTTGGCTAGAACAGGCGCCACTTCAGCTACCAAAGCCTAGATCTCAGCTAGACATGCCGCCAATTCAACGAGTGAAGCCATCTTGGCTAGAACAGGCGCCAGTTCAACTACCAAAGCCTAGATCTCAGCTAGACATGCCGCCATTTCACCGAGTGAAGCCATCTCGGCTAGAACAAGCACCAATTCAGCTAACAAAGCCTACAGCTCAGCTAGACAAGCCGCCATCACGTCTAAACAAGCCATCTCGGCTAGAGAAGGCGCCAGCTCAGCCACTAAAGCGGACGATAGACAAAATGGAGGACAAAGGGAGACAGTACCCCGATGACATTAAAATTGATCCtccaaaggagaaaaaaacaaggttTAACTACGATCAAGACGGAGACTGTATCATGGCCGATCTCAGCTACTGA
- the LOC138773045 gene encoding adhesive plaque matrix protein-like, translating into MAQRLKRIQREEAPRPATAMQKPPPRMSKEEKTAKSAVRPPQTLKTPNVNLKAAQAAMSALPAVQVMAVKPLAGKAKQTLRGKKAAAPSQVMNKEDKKPQPPFHRVKPSRLGQAPLQLAKPRSQLDMPPIYRVKPSWLEQAPLQLAKPTSHLDMPPIYRVKPSWLEQAPLQLAKPRSQLDMPPIYRVKPSWLEQAPLQLPKPRSQLDMPPIYRVKPSWLEQAPLQLAKPRSQLDMPPIYRVKPSWLEQAPLQLAKPRSQLDMPPIYRVKPSWLEQAPLQLAKPRSQLDMPPFYRVMPSWLEQAPVQLAKPRSQLDMPPFYRVKPSRLEQAPFQLVKPRFQLDKLPSRLEQAPVQLAKPTSQLDKPPSRLKKPSRLEQAPLQLPKPRSQLDMPPIYRVKPSWLEQAPLQLAKPRSQLDMPPIYRVKPSWLEQAPLQLAKPRSQLDMPPYYRVMPSWLEQAPVQLAKPRSQLDMPPFYRVKPSRLEQAPVQLAKPTCQLHKLPSRREKPSRLEQAPIQLTKPAAQLDKPPSRLNKPSRLEKAPAQPLKRTIDKMEDKGRQYPDDIEIDPPKEKKTRFNYDQDGDCIMADLSY; encoded by the coding sequence ATGGCTCAGAGACTAAAGAGAATTCAGAGAGAGGAGGCACCTAGGCCTGCAACTGCGATGCAGAAGCCGCCACCTAGGATGTCTAAGGAGGAGAAAACAGCAAAGTCGGCTGTCAGGCCGCCACAGACATTGAAGACGCCAAATGTCAACTTGAAGGCGGCCCAGGCGGCCATGTCTGCTCTGCCAGCTGTACAGGTTATGGCCGTAAAGCCTTTGGCTGGGAAAGCAAAGCAGACTCTGAGAGGGAAGAAagctgctgccccatctcaggTAATGAATAAGGAGGATAAGAAACCCCAGCCGCCATTTCACCGAGTTAAGCCATCTCGGCTAGGACAGGCGCCACTTCAGCTAGCAAAGCCTAGATCTCAGCTAGACATGCCGCCAATTTACCGAGTGAAGCCATCTTGGCTAGAACAGGCGCCACTTCAGCTAGCAAAGCCTACATCTCACCTAGACATGCCGCCAATTTACCGAGTGAAGCCATCTTGGCTAGAACAGGCGCCACTTCAGCTAGCAAAGCCTAGATCTCAGCTAGACATGCCGCCAATTTACAGAGTGAAGCCATCTTGGCTAGAACAGGCGCCACTTCAGCTACCAAAGCCTAGATCTCAGCTAGACATGCCGCCAATTTACAGAGTGAAGCCATCTTGGCTAGAACAGGCGCCACTTCAGCTAGCAAAGCCTAGATCTCAGCTAGACATGCCGCCAATTTACCGAGTGAAGCCATCTTGGCTAGAACAGGCGCCACTTCAGCTAGCAAAGCCTAGATCTCAGCTAGACATGCCGCCAATTTACCGAGTGAAGCCATCTTGGCTAGAACAGGCGCCACTTCAGCTAGCAAAGCCTAGATCTCAGCTAGACATGCCGCCATTTTACCGAGTGATGCCATCTTGGCTAGAACAGGCACCAGTTCAACTAGCAAAGCCTAGATCTCAGCTAGACATGCCGCCATTTTACCGAGTGAAGCCATCTCGGCTAGAACAGGCGCCATTTCAACTAGTGAAGCCTAGATTTCAGCTAGACAAGCTGCCATCACGTCTAGAACAAGCACCAGTTCAGCTAGCAAAGCCTACTTCTCAGCTAGACAAGCCGCCATCACGACTAAAGAAGCCATCTAGGCTAGAACAGGCGCCACTTCAGCTACCAAAGCCTAGATCTCAGCTAGACATGCCGCCAATTTACAGAGTGAAGCCATCTTGGCTAGAACAGGCGCCACTTCAGCTAGCAAAGCCTAGATCTCAGCTAGACATGCCGCCAATTTACCGAGTGAAGCCATCTTGGCTAGAACAGGCGCCACTTCAGCTAGCAAAGCCTAGATCTCAGCTAGACATGCCGCCATATTACAGAGTGATGCCATCTTGGCTAGAACAGGCACCAGTTCAACTAGCAAAGCCTAGATCTCAGCTAGACATGCCGCCATTTTACCGAGTGAAGCCATCTCGGCTAGAACAGGCGCCAGTTCAACTAGCGAAGCCTACATGTCAGCTACACAAGCTGCCATCACGTCGAGAGAAGCCATCTCGTCTAGAACAAGCACCAATTCAGCTAACAAAGCCTGCAGCTCAGCTAGACAAGCCGCCATCACGTCTAAACAAGCCATCTCGGCTAGAGAAGGCGCCAGCTCAGCCACTAAAGCGGACAATAGACAAAATGGAGGACAAAGGGAGACAGTACCCTGATGACATAGAAATTGATCCtccaaaggagaaaaaaacaaggttTAACTACGATCAAGACGGTGACTGTATCATGGCCGATCTCAGCTACTGA